In a single window of the Candidatus Cloacimonadota bacterium genome:
- a CDS encoding ATP-binding protein → MQKKRAIIIYGARRTGKTTILKEISSNLNNVQFINCDLIDGQEGFNFRNQQDIKLSFSRFSYLLIDEAQRVSDIGIKLKAIIDTLPEIQIIATGSSSLDLSNFINEPLTGRKFEFILHPLSTEELYEYEGIDAVIAGLRHRLIFGNYPEVYLEKSMPVEIIKEIAGSYLFKDILVFQDIKRPDLLKKLLIALALQLGNEVSYTELGNNVGLDRKTVERYIHLLEQSFIIYRLGSYSKNLRNELKRGVKVYFWDNGIRNALINNFNPPDMRTDTGALWENYIITERRKQLLNKRANFDHYFWRTTSQQEIDLLEIKNSFLRGFEIKWNPQKAVRTPLAFTKAYPKATFQIINPKNYLEFLLENK, encoded by the coding sequence ATGCAAAAAAAGCGAGCAATAATTATCTACGGGGCAAGGCGTACAGGGAAAACCACTATCCTAAAGGAAATTTCCAGCAACCTGAATAATGTCCAGTTCATTAACTGCGATTTGATCGATGGACAGGAGGGATTTAATTTCCGAAATCAACAGGATATCAAGCTAAGTTTTAGTCGTTTCTCATACCTCTTGATAGATGAAGCTCAGAGGGTTAGTGATATCGGCATAAAACTCAAAGCCATTATTGATACTCTTCCTGAAATCCAGATAATTGCTACCGGTTCATCTTCTCTTGATCTTTCAAATTTCATTAATGAACCTCTTACCGGTAGAAAATTTGAGTTTATTTTACACCCTCTATCGACTGAAGAATTGTATGAGTATGAAGGTATTGATGCCGTAATAGCCGGCTTGAGGCATAGACTGATTTTTGGTAATTATCCTGAGGTTTATCTGGAAAAGAGTATGCCGGTAGAGATCATCAAGGAAATTGCCGGGTCCTATCTTTTTAAGGATATTCTTGTATTTCAGGATATTAAGCGTCCTGATCTGTTAAAAAAACTCCTCATAGCTTTAGCTCTCCAGCTCGGGAATGAAGTTTCCTATACCGAATTGGGAAATAATGTTGGCTTAGACAGAAAGACTGTGGAAAGATATATTCATCTCCTGGAACAGAGTTTTATAATCTATCGTTTAGGTTCTTACAGTAAAAATCTGAGAAATGAACTGAAACGGGGTGTGAAGGTATATTTCTGGGATAATGGGATACGTAATGCCTTGATAAATAATTTCAATCCTCCCGATATGAGAACCGATACCGGTGCCTTATGGGAGAACTACATCATTACTGAAAGAAGGAAGCAGTTGCTGAACAAACGAGCTAATTTCGATCATTACTTCTGGCGAACGACCAGTCAGCAGGAAATTGATCTCCTGGAGATAAAAAACAGCTTCTTAAGAGGATTTGAGATAAAATGGAACCCCCAAAAAGCTGTCAGAACACCTTTGGCTTTTACTAAAGCATATCCAAAAGCTACGTTTCAGATCATCAATCCTAAAAATTATCTCGAATTTTTGTTAGAAAACAAATAG